A single genomic interval of Alistipes sp. ZOR0009 harbors:
- a CDS encoding PD-(D/E)XK nuclease family protein has protein sequence MTAFLSDLAQVLYQKYGNNIHTLTIVFPSRRARYYFSRSLAALIDQPIWQPNYVGIDEFIHGHTQLKVADSYRLLIELYRVFEEVKRSNETFDQFYFWGEALLNDFDGIDKYLVDPEMMFRNLAEEKVLTDDFSFLTSEQKELIASFWKAFETSEGKNREYQSHFLSVWEALFPIYRRFNERLRSQGIAYSGMIYRDMAERLQAGEELFKKNGPIVFAGFNALNRCEQVLFDHLKKRNAEFYYDYDSYYVNNKDQEAGLFLRKNLEMFPESTNLNPNGLFSNSSKCIDIVATPSDTVQAKYAAELATSIISSGGKAEQTAIIFTDENLLTPVLSAISEDDKAISGKIETVNVTMGYPLKITPVYSLIEHILSLYRTLKSNSEGIFFYHKDVAAIVGHQLLKGLNIVEFDKIRTSIKEENQIFLTQQKLMQLPIIGPIFGIEASNNKGKEGKVSYKALSAALISILEELLNREHEQKNEQSIHYTEFINTTIVSLRKLHSALLREGMDISLQVYISLVRKALSGIRIPFEGFPVAGLQLMGILETRNLDFENVIILSLNDDRFPAVAQQPSFVPYSIKRAFGMPTYEQQESMYAYYFYRLLQRAKNIKLLYNTKADERSTGEMSRFLQQLKFESGLAITEQSIGYTLGFKTTSPITIDKSPEVMEKLRTYINGSGSRTLSPSALSSYLTCRLKFYFNYVAGIKEQDDVEEDISNQIFGKILHEAVDKIYSDMGKNPLTAEQLESIAKNELLIGEIIDAAFAKEFIRSEEGKSLLKMNGKFLLVRRVVSKYLQGILRYDASLIRSGMQLQMVALEQDLKAFYPFTVDGESRQLCLKGRLDRVDRLGGITRIVDYKTGAYKDKNTFTSFEKMFIGKDTQKYAGSMQTFLYSLMFDIASEGKAHNIKPALYFVRGIQTNDFDPYLAIKEGRNKTTIENYFDHKEEYLQYLNLALTDLFGATQPFDQTGDPAQMCRKYCPYNVICKR, from the coding sequence ATGACCGCATTCCTCTCCGATCTAGCTCAAGTTCTGTATCAAAAATATGGCAATAACATCCATACGCTTACCATTGTATTCCCTTCTAGACGTGCACGCTACTACTTTTCGCGCAGCTTAGCCGCATTGATAGATCAACCTATATGGCAGCCTAACTATGTGGGTATTGACGAGTTTATACATGGGCACACGCAGCTTAAGGTGGCCGACAGCTACCGACTGCTAATTGAGCTATACCGCGTTTTTGAAGAGGTAAAACGGTCCAACGAAACCTTTGATCAGTTCTATTTTTGGGGAGAAGCTCTACTAAACGATTTTGATGGTATCGATAAATATCTGGTCGACCCCGAAATGATGTTTCGCAACCTAGCCGAAGAAAAGGTGCTAACTGACGACTTCTCCTTCTTGACCAGTGAGCAAAAAGAGCTAATCGCCTCGTTCTGGAAGGCTTTTGAAACTTCTGAAGGAAAAAATCGGGAATACCAAAGCCACTTTTTATCCGTATGGGAAGCGCTATTCCCCATATATCGCCGGTTTAACGAACGATTACGAAGTCAAGGCATTGCCTATTCAGGAATGATATACCGCGACATGGCAGAACGCCTACAGGCTGGAGAAGAACTATTTAAAAAAAACGGTCCGATCGTATTTGCTGGATTCAATGCCCTAAATCGATGCGAGCAGGTTCTTTTTGACCATCTCAAAAAGCGGAATGCCGAATTTTACTACGACTACGATAGCTACTACGTAAACAATAAGGATCAAGAGGCAGGCCTTTTTCTGCGTAAAAATCTTGAAATGTTCCCTGAGTCAACCAACCTGAACCCTAACGGACTGTTTTCTAACAGCAGTAAATGTATTGATATAGTTGCAACCCCATCAGACACTGTACAGGCCAAATATGCAGCCGAACTGGCCACAAGCATAATTAGTTCAGGAGGAAAAGCAGAACAAACTGCCATTATTTTTACCGACGAAAATCTACTTACACCAGTGCTTTCTGCCATCTCTGAAGATGATAAAGCAATTAGCGGCAAGATCGAAACAGTAAACGTAACAATGGGATACCCCCTCAAAATTACACCTGTATACTCTCTAATTGAGCATATACTCTCGCTATACCGAACTCTAAAATCTAATAGCGAAGGTATTTTCTTTTACCATAAAGATGTAGCTGCAATTGTTGGCCACCAGCTGCTAAAAGGACTAAACATTGTAGAGTTTGACAAAATACGAACATCCATAAAAGAAGAAAACCAGATATTCCTTACGCAGCAGAAACTTATGCAACTTCCTATTATTGGACCAATATTTGGAATAGAAGCCTCGAACAATAAAGGTAAAGAAGGGAAAGTTAGCTACAAAGCTCTGTCTGCTGCACTAATATCCATACTTGAAGAGCTGCTCAACCGCGAACATGAGCAAAAAAATGAGCAATCAATACACTACACCGAATTTATCAACACGACTATTGTATCCCTACGCAAGCTGCACTCTGCATTACTACGTGAGGGAATGGATATATCGCTACAAGTCTACATCAGCTTAGTAAGAAAAGCGCTTAGCGGTATCCGTATTCCGTTCGAGGGATTTCCTGTAGCAGGACTACAGCTAATGGGTATTCTAGAAACACGTAACCTCGACTTCGAAAATGTGATTATCCTATCGCTAAACGACGACCGATTCCCAGCTGTAGCACAACAGCCCTCTTTTGTTCCCTACAGCATCAAACGAGCATTTGGCATGCCCACCTACGAGCAGCAGGAATCCATGTACGCATACTATTTCTACCGGCTGCTACAGCGTGCAAAAAATATCAAGCTACTATACAACACCAAAGCCGACGAACGCAGTACTGGAGAAATGAGCCGCTTTTTACAGCAGCTTAAGTTTGAAAGTGGGCTAGCGATAACCGAGCAAAGTATTGGCTATACGCTAGGTTTTAAAACAACCTCTCCAATAACCATCGATAAAAGTCCAGAGGTAATGGAAAAGCTACGCACCTACATAAATGGAAGCGGTAGCCGAACCCTCTCGCCGAGTGCTCTTTCGTCCTACCTAACGTGCAGGCTTAAATTTTATTTCAACTATGTGGCTGGCATTAAGGAGCAAGACGATGTAGAGGAAGATATCAGCAACCAAATATTTGGAAAAATACTGCACGAGGCTGTGGACAAAATCTACAGTGACATGGGCAAAAACCCGCTAACCGCGGAACAGCTAGAATCGATCGCCAAAAATGAGCTGCTAATCGGCGAAATAATAGACGCCGCCTTTGCCAAAGAGTTTATCCGTAGCGAGGAGGGAAAATCCCTTTTAAAGATGAATGGCAAATTTTTGCTAGTACGAAGAGTCGTGTCCAAATATCTCCAAGGAATACTTCGCTACGATGCCTCGCTTATACGCAGCGGCATGCAGCTCCAAATGGTAGCGCTAGAGCAAGATCTTAAAGCTTTTTATCCTTTTACTGTTGATGGAGAAAGCAGGCAGCTTTGCCTAAAAGGACGCCTCGACCGCGTAGACCGGCTAGGCGGTATAACCCGAATTGTGGACTATAAAACAGGAGCCTACAAGGACAAAAACACCTTTACTTCTTTCGAAAAAATGTTTATTGGGAAGGATACACAAAAGTATGCAGGCTCCATGCAAACATTCCTTTACTCGTTGATGTTTGACATCGCCAGCGAAGGAAAAGCCCACAATATAAAACCAGCGCTCTACTTCGTACGTGGTATCCAAACCAACGATTTTGACCCCTATCTTGCGATTAAGGAAGGACGAAATAAAACAACTATCGAAAACTATTTTGACCATAAGGAGGAGTACCTTCAGTACCTAAATCTAGCCTTAACCGATCTTTTTGGAGCCACCCAACCCTTCGATCAAACGGGAGATCCTGCTCAAATGTGTCGAAAATATTGTCCCTACAACGTAATTTGCAAGCGATAA
- a CDS encoding YfcC family protein, with translation MGTKSKFTIPNNFVIVFWIILICATLTWFLPGGEYVKAADGTVTFNQVESVPQTYQIFTSFFAGFEKGAGIIIFILVVGGAFWVVNSNGAIDVGIYSFLRRSKGWERFWLVRKLGVNNVIMVSIMIIFSLFGAVFGMSEETIAFAVVIIPLAISMGYDSLVGLGLVYVAAHTGFAGAMLNPFTIGIAQELSGIPLFSGLEYRFVVWMILNVALLIFILSYAAKIKKDPKKSIVYEEDEFWRKRFSEEKSHVEYSTPKTAWIAFGLSMIALIVFAIVYPTTTIVVGKTQLAPLPIIPISVVMYAILCVLSLRKSVHFFILQLLAFTIVYLIVGVMGYGWGIDKIAGLFFAMGILSGIAIGYNANELVKQFMDGAKDFMSAALIVGFAGGIIVILKDGKVVDTILHGLSSTLGAYGKIAATETIYGIITLINLIMPSGSAKAALTMPIFAPFSDIVGISRQSTVMAFQLGGGFTEMITPISGVLIGVLGVAKVPYAKWIRWVLPYIVVVVIIGALLLIPTVTMNLSGFEQNIHLAK, from the coding sequence ATGGGAACGAAAAGTAAATTTACCATACCCAATAACTTTGTTATTGTTTTTTGGATTATCCTTATTTGCGCCACGCTGACGTGGTTTTTGCCAGGAGGCGAGTATGTGAAAGCAGCCGATGGCACGGTAACCTTTAATCAGGTAGAGAGCGTTCCGCAAACCTACCAAATTTTCACCTCGTTTTTTGCTGGATTCGAGAAGGGGGCTGGGATCATCATCTTTATTTTGGTGGTAGGCGGTGCCTTTTGGGTCGTTAACTCGAACGGTGCTATTGATGTGGGGATTTACTCCTTTCTTCGCCGCTCGAAAGGTTGGGAGCGATTTTGGCTTGTGCGCAAGCTGGGTGTAAATAATGTAATCATGGTAAGCATTATGATTATTTTTAGCCTTTTTGGAGCAGTATTTGGGATGAGTGAGGAGACTATTGCCTTTGCGGTGGTTATTATTCCGCTTGCTATTTCGATGGGCTACGATTCGCTAGTCGGGTTAGGGCTTGTGTACGTGGCCGCTCACACCGGATTTGCAGGTGCCATGCTAAATCCTTTTACCATTGGTATTGCGCAGGAGCTATCAGGCATTCCACTGTTCTCGGGGTTGGAGTACCGTTTTGTGGTATGGATGATTTTAAATGTTGCCCTGCTAATTTTTATTCTTAGTTATGCGGCCAAGATAAAGAAGGATCCTAAAAAATCGATAGTATATGAGGAGGACGAGTTTTGGCGTAAACGCTTTAGTGAAGAAAAATCTCATGTGGAGTATAGCACTCCCAAAACGGCTTGGATTGCCTTTGGACTAAGCATGATCGCTCTTATTGTTTTCGCTATCGTTTATCCTACAACTACCATTGTGGTGGGAAAAACGCAGCTGGCGCCGCTTCCTATTATTCCTATATCAGTGGTGATGTACGCGATTCTTTGCGTACTAAGCTTGCGTAAATCGGTACATTTTTTCATTCTGCAGCTGTTGGCTTTTACCATTGTTTACCTTATTGTTGGGGTAATGGGTTACGGTTGGGGAATAGATAAAATAGCCGGACTCTTTTTTGCAATGGGAATTTTAAGCGGAATAGCTATCGGATATAATGCCAACGAGCTGGTAAAGCAGTTTATGGACGGGGCTAAAGATTTTATGTCGGCAGCGCTGATTGTTGGATTTGCTGGTGGAATAATTGTTATACTAAAAGATGGTAAGGTGGTTGATACCATTCTTCACGGTTTGTCGTCGACGCTTGGCGCCTACGGAAAAATTGCAGCTACCGAAACTATTTATGGGATCATCACCCTAATTAATTTAATTATGCCATCGGGTAGCGCAAAAGCAGCTCTTACCATGCCAATATTTGCCCCATTTTCCGATATCGTGGGCATCTCGCGTCAATCAACAGTGATGGCTTTCCAGCTGGGTGGCGGTTTTACCGAAATGATTACCCCTATATCTGGTGTGCTGATTGGTGTTTTGGGAGTAGCAAAGGTTCCTTACGCTAAATGGATACGTTGGGTATTGCCCTACATTGTAGTGGTAGTTATTATTGGAGCGCTGCTGCTTATACCAACAGTAACGATGAACCTAAGTGGTTTTGAGCAGAATATTCACCTTGCCAAGTAG
- a CDS encoding SRPBCC family protein: protein MKVFNWIGFSILILFALVLIVAAFAPSRVEMKASATINAPDSVVFGMVNNLHAWEQWSPFAEGDSTMENQFHGPDAGVGAQMFWTSKKQGDGMMIITRSEPYRRIVFALDFMKNGQASSEWIFEKQGKGVKVTWSTTVEGLSYPMGRIMGLFMNGMMQDSYERGFKNISSICEEGM, encoded by the coding sequence ATGAAAGTTTTTAATTGGATTGGTTTTTCTATTCTTATTCTTTTCGCTCTTGTTCTTATAGTAGCTGCATTTGCTCCTAGCCGCGTTGAGATGAAGGCGAGCGCTACCATTAATGCTCCAGATAGCGTGGTTTTTGGAATGGTAAATAACCTGCATGCCTGGGAGCAGTGGTCGCCATTTGCCGAAGGAGACTCTACAATGGAAAATCAGTTTCACGGGCCAGATGCAGGAGTGGGCGCGCAGATGTTTTGGACCAGCAAAAAGCAGGGCGATGGAATGATGATTATTACCCGATCGGAGCCATATAGGCGCATTGTTTTTGCTCTCGATTTTATGAAAAACGGGCAGGCTTCGAGCGAGTGGATCTTCGAGAAGCAGGGGAAAGGGGTTAAGGTTACCTGGTCTACCACTGTCGAGGGATTATCATATCCGATGGGGCGCATTATGGGACTATTTATGAACGGCATGATGCAGGATAGCTACGAGAGAGGCTTTAAAAATATCTCGTCTATTTGCGAGGAAGGGATGTAG
- a CDS encoding fumarate hydratase: MAEFIYQKPFPIKEDTTEYRLLTKDYVSTIEVDGRKILKVAPEALQLIAREAIADVSFYLRASHLTSLRAILDDPEATDNDRFVAYTMLLNQVVAAEGELPTCQDTGTAIVIGKKGEGVWTNVEDAEHLSKGIFETYRDRNLRYSQVVPFTMTEEKNTGTNLPAQIDLYAEKGNKYEFLFITKGGGSGNKTFLYQQTKALLNEASLTKFIKEKINDLGTSACPPYHLAIVIGGTSAEMNLATVKKASAGYLDHLPTSGNEGGQAFRDLEWEAKVKEICQKSGIGAQFGGKYFVHDVRVIRLPRHAASCPVGMGVSCSADRNIKGKITEEGIFLEQLEKNPRRFLPTEAPYLAPAVEIDLDRPMEEVLAELTKYPIKTRLNLKGTLIVARDIAHAQIKAMIDAGQPMPEYFKKHPVYYAGPAKTPTGMASGSFGPTTAGRMDSYVDLFQSLGGSMVMVAKGNRSKEVTDACKKHGGFYLGSIGGPAAILAKDSIKSVEVVDFPELGMEAVRKIRVENFPAFIIVDDKGNDFFESMRH; the protein is encoded by the coding sequence ATGGCAGAATTCATCTATCAAAAACCTTTCCCGATAAAGGAAGATACCACCGAGTATCGTTTACTTACCAAAGACTACGTATCGACCATCGAGGTTGATGGCCGCAAGATTTTGAAGGTTGCCCCAGAGGCACTTCAGCTAATCGCCCGCGAGGCTATAGCCGACGTTTCGTTCTACCTCCGCGCCTCTCATCTCACCAGCCTTCGTGCCATACTCGACGATCCAGAAGCTACAGACAACGACCGCTTCGTGGCCTACACCATGCTGCTTAATCAAGTGGTTGCCGCCGAAGGCGAGCTGCCAACCTGCCAGGATACCGGTACCGCTATCGTAATCGGAAAGAAGGGCGAGGGCGTTTGGACCAACGTAGAGGATGCAGAGCACCTTTCGAAGGGTATCTTCGAAACCTACCGCGACCGTAACCTGCGCTACTCGCAGGTGGTGCCATTTACCATGACCGAGGAGAAGAATACAGGAACCAACCTTCCTGCTCAAATAGACCTATACGCCGAAAAGGGCAACAAGTACGAGTTCCTGTTCATCACCAAGGGTGGTGGTTCGGGTAACAAGACCTTCCTTTACCAGCAAACCAAGGCGCTGCTCAACGAGGCTTCGCTAACCAAGTTTATCAAGGAGAAGATTAACGACCTAGGCACATCGGCCTGCCCACCCTACCATCTGGCCATCGTTATTGGCGGTACTTCGGCAGAAATGAACCTAGCCACCGTTAAGAAGGCTTCGGCTGGCTACCTCGATCATCTACCAACCTCGGGCAACGAGGGGGGACAGGCATTCCGCGACCTAGAGTGGGAAGCTAAGGTGAAGGAAATTTGCCAAAAGTCGGGTATCGGTGCTCAATTTGGTGGAAAATACTTTGTACACGACGTTCGCGTCATCCGTCTTCCACGCCACGCGGCATCGTGCCCCGTAGGAATGGGCGTTAGCTGTAGCGCGGACCGCAACATCAAGGGAAAGATTACCGAAGAGGGTATCTTCCTAGAGCAGCTGGAGAAAAATCCTCGCCGATTCCTTCCTACCGAGGCTCCTTACCTGGCTCCTGCCGTAGAAATCGACCTTGACCGTCCAATGGAGGAGGTGCTTGCCGAGTTAACCAAGTATCCAATCAAAACCCGCCTCAACCTTAAGGGAACCCTTATCGTTGCCCGCGACATTGCCCACGCGCAAATCAAGGCGATGATTGATGCCGGACAGCCAATGCCCGAGTACTTCAAAAAGCATCCTGTTTACTATGCTGGTCCAGCAAAAACGCCAACAGGAATGGCTTCGGGCAGTTTTGGGCCAACTACCGCAGGCCGTATGGACAGCTACGTAGACCTATTCCAAAGCCTAGGTGGTTCGATGGTTATGGTCGCTAAGGGTAACCGCTCTAAGGAGGTAACCGACGCCTGCAAGAAGCACGGAGGTTTCTACCTTGGCTCAATTGGTGGTCCAGCCGCCATCCTTGCTAAGGATAGCATCAAGAGCGTAGAGGTGGTTGACTTCCCCGAACTGGGCATGGAGGCCGTTCGTAAAATTCGAGTGGAGAATTTCCCTGCCTTCATCATTGTAGATGACAAGGGCAACGATTTCTTTGAGAGCATGAGACACTAG
- a CDS encoding M56 family metallopeptidase gives MLLYLLKLTLMMALLLAVYHLFLSRERLLRFSRCYLMGALILSLVVPLIHFEIQPSSLPAISSNRIVERMMLSTDVLPLNSAVAEDSRGIKVDFGLIALALYLLGAAVMLGRLVANVEAMLRLIRTSLHLKNERATIVLVDDLISPFSFYRYIFVHKIDYQEGNVASEIISHEMTHVCQRHSLDVLLLELLQVALWFNPLIYLYKKQVKLTHEYLADEHVITHHQDVHKYQHLLLDTIFRKNTPSLVSNIGFSLTKKRLIMMTRKTSLHKKVLLGFICISIATLLTTSMCVVSAQAKEGAVDPQTQNRGRVASGKPQPYLIKIIRNDAANGASVVAKVTKDNGKTWCNLTDLSKEELEGLEKEWMKRFELKVPTNAQMKEWSNTSTFGLWIDGKHYADNGILSKHQNTDFKSYTLSRLAKNAKHGVNKGKSFQLDLMTNSAYEEKMKNLKDKFQRLKDGDQSVLNELLF, from the coding sequence ATGCTGCTCTACCTGCTTAAACTGACGCTTATGATGGCGCTGCTATTAGCGGTGTACCATTTATTTCTTAGTCGAGAACGTTTGCTCCGTTTTAGTCGATGTTATTTGATGGGGGCACTTATTTTGTCGCTAGTAGTTCCGCTTATTCATTTCGAAATACAACCATCCTCTTTACCAGCCATTAGTAGCAATCGCATTGTGGAAAGGATGATGTTGAGCACCGATGTGTTACCACTTAACTCTGCGGTAGCGGAAGACTCGCGAGGTATTAAGGTTGATTTTGGGCTGATTGCTTTGGCCCTCTATCTGCTCGGTGCTGCGGTAATGTTGGGTCGATTGGTGGCTAATGTTGAGGCAATGCTGCGCTTAATTAGGACGAGTCTGCATCTGAAAAATGAACGAGCAACCATTGTCCTTGTTGATGATCTGATTTCTCCATTTAGCTTTTACAGGTACATTTTTGTTCATAAGATCGACTATCAGGAAGGAAATGTGGCTTCGGAGATCATCAGCCACGAGATGACCCACGTTTGTCAGCGGCACTCGCTAGACGTGCTGCTGCTGGAGTTGCTGCAGGTTGCCCTGTGGTTTAATCCGCTTATTTATCTCTATAAAAAGCAGGTTAAACTCACGCATGAATACCTTGCCGATGAGCATGTGATTACTCATCATCAAGACGTACATAAATACCAGCATTTGCTGCTGGATACGATATTCCGGAAGAATACCCCAAGCTTGGTAAGTAACATTGGATTTTCACTTACAAAAAAACGATTAATTATGATGACAAGGAAAACATCTTTACACAAAAAAGTGCTGCTAGGATTTATTTGTATTAGTATAGCGACATTGCTTACTACCTCTATGTGTGTGGTATCAGCACAAGCAAAAGAGGGGGCTGTTGATCCTCAAACTCAAAATAGGGGTCGAGTTGCTTCAGGCAAACCTCAGCCTTATCTGATTAAAATAATTCGAAATGATGCGGCAAATGGTGCTTCTGTTGTGGCTAAGGTCACAAAAGATAATGGCAAAACATGGTGTAATTTAACCGATCTTTCGAAGGAAGAACTTGAAGGTTTGGAGAAAGAGTGGATGAAGCGATTTGAACTCAAAGTTCCAACTAATGCACAAATGAAGGAGTGGAGTAATACGTCTACTTTTGGTCTATGGATAGATGGTAAGCATTATGCTGATAATGGCATCTTGTCGAAACACCAAAATACAGATTTCAAAAGCTACACTTTGTCGCGGTTGGCTAAAAATGCAAAGCATGGAGTAAATAAGGGTAAATCCTTTCAACTTGACTTGATGACAAACTCTGCTTATGAGGAGAAGATGAAAAATCTGAAAGATAAATTTCAGAGATTAAAGGATGGAGACCAAAGTGTTTTGAATGAGTTATTGTTTTAA
- a CDS encoding BlaI/MecI/CopY family transcriptional regulator, protein MKLTKTEEQLMNIIWEKEKVFMKDILEILPEPKPAATTVATLLKRMADKGFVGFEVYGNSREYRPLVQKKDYFSKHIKGLIKSYFGNSVSQFASFFTAEANLSKKELEELKKIVDEQLKNKK, encoded by the coding sequence ATGAAGTTGACTAAGACAGAAGAGCAGCTGATGAACATTATCTGGGAGAAGGAAAAAGTCTTTATGAAAGATATTCTAGAGATTTTGCCAGAGCCCAAACCTGCAGCAACTACCGTTGCAACTCTTTTAAAGCGTATGGCGGATAAAGGTTTTGTTGGATTTGAGGTATATGGAAATTCGCGAGAGTACCGACCTTTGGTTCAAAAAAAGGACTACTTCTCCAAACATATAAAGGGACTTATTAAAAGCTACTTCGGAAACTCCGTCTCTCAGTTTGCCTCATTTTTTACCGCTGAGGCAAACCTTTCGAAGAAGGAGCTGGAGGAACTAAAAAAGATCGTTGACGAACAGCTAAAAAATAAGAAGTGA
- a CDS encoding carbonic anhydrase — translation MKELFEGVIHFNQKDFEEHEELFKELGKKQNPHTLFIGCADSRVVPNLITRTLPGELFVVRNIANIVPMYRESGEYLATTSAIEFALMILNVKSIVICGHSNCGGCKALFMEPDELVTVPHMRKWLELSACVKPQVMKMMNGEDNLAKREWLTEQVNVVHQLRHLMTYPTVKKKVKSGELNVYGWHYIIETGEVFNYNFATETFEKIE, via the coding sequence ATGAAGGAACTATTTGAGGGTGTCATCCATTTTAATCAGAAAGACTTTGAGGAGCACGAAGAACTATTTAAGGAGCTCGGAAAGAAGCAAAATCCGCATACGCTATTCATTGGTTGTGCCGACTCTAGGGTTGTGCCTAACCTGATAACGCGTACGCTACCTGGTGAACTTTTTGTGGTTCGGAACATCGCCAACATAGTGCCCATGTACCGCGAGAGCGGGGAGTATCTGGCCACCACTTCGGCCATCGAGTTTGCGCTGATGATCCTAAACGTGAAGAGCATCGTTATATGCGGCCATTCGAACTGCGGCGGCTGCAAGGCGCTATTTATGGAGCCAGACGAGCTGGTTACCGTTCCGCATATGCGGAAGTGGCTCGAACTTTCGGCGTGCGTGAAGCCTCAGGTGATGAAGATGATGAACGGAGAGGATAACCTTGCCAAGCGCGAATGGCTGACCGAGCAGGTTAACGTAGTTCACCAGCTGCGCCATCTGATGACTTACCCAACGGTAAAGAAGAAGGTTAAAAGCGGTGAACTTAATGTGTACGGTTGGCACTACATCATCGAAACGGGAGAGGTGTTTAACTACAACTTTGCAACGGAAACCTTCGAAAAAATAGAGTAG
- a CDS encoding ATP-binding protein, producing the protein MKSVEKRAIEKAFKKISAKVIQYIYKVNLLCDNDHIMVGLSGGKDSYLLLEILSECKRRLPYNITVSAVHIALDNVGYEVDTNYMATLCQKLNIPLHIVHQDIATDEEKKKGMCFVCSWTRRKLIFNLLHAQQCTKLAFGHHMDDAVQTMLMNQVWHGTLSSMPCSLSMLDNKVELIRPLLCLTEDDVLAYISLRDYPASIKVCPHDDKTKRQEIRNIMSQIKNLNRAALKNMFRSMENIFPEYLPQSGKDLKTRNSENLIEKNKASRIS; encoded by the coding sequence ATGAAATCGGTAGAAAAACGTGCGATAGAAAAGGCTTTTAAAAAGATCAGCGCCAAAGTCATACAGTATATCTACAAGGTAAACCTCCTATGCGATAACGATCATATCATGGTAGGCCTATCAGGAGGAAAAGACTCCTACCTTCTCCTCGAAATTTTGTCCGAATGCAAGCGTAGGCTACCGTACAACATAACCGTAAGCGCAGTTCACATTGCGCTAGATAATGTAGGATACGAAGTCGACACGAATTACATGGCTACACTATGCCAAAAGCTCAACATTCCGCTGCACATCGTTCACCAAGACATCGCTACCGACGAGGAAAAGAAAAAGGGAATGTGCTTCGTTTGCTCATGGACCCGACGCAAGCTAATCTTTAACCTCCTGCACGCACAGCAATGCACAAAGCTGGCATTTGGCCATCACATGGACGATGCCGTACAAACCATGCTCATGAACCAGGTTTGGCACGGGACTCTCAGCTCCATGCCCTGCTCGCTCTCCATGCTCGACAATAAGGTAGAGCTTATCCGCCCGCTTCTATGCCTTACAGAAGATGATGTGCTTGCCTACATATCGCTACGCGACTACCCTGCATCCATAAAAGTTTGTCCCCACGACGACAAAACAAAAAGGCAAGAAATTCGGAATATCATGTCGCAGATAAAGAATTTGAATAGAGCGGCTCTTAAAAACATGTTTCGCTCCATGGAAAATATTTTCCCCGAGTATTTACCGCAATCAGGAAAAGATCTAAAAACAAGGAATAGCGAAAATCTTATAGAAAAAAATAAGGCATCACGGATTTCGTAA
- a CDS encoding response regulator transcription factor, with the protein MTNNGGEAIKIAIVDDEALITTLLAEYFSRYDGLKVLYTASSGEEIIKLLQTKKPTPDVILLDLQMGGMDGMEAASALKQDHPNLKIVIISSHYKKSFMGYMLKLGVNAFLPKGIAPNLLVEAILEVQAKGFYFMNEQVEVMRNQISSNVPEPALTTEESLSDREVEILKLICQQLTAQQIADKLFITKRTVEGHKGNLLLKTGAKNTAGLVVYAIQKGIISIDECLFAQ; encoded by the coding sequence ATGACTAATAATGGGGGTGAAGCAATTAAAATTGCTATTGTTGATGACGAAGCGCTGATTACTACGCTTCTTGCCGAGTATTTTTCTAGATACGATGGGTTAAAAGTTCTTTATACTGCTTCTAGTGGAGAAGAAATTATAAAGTTGCTCCAAACGAAAAAGCCAACTCCTGATGTGATATTGCTAGATCTTCAAATGGGCGGTATGGACGGTATGGAAGCAGCCTCTGCTTTAAAGCAAGATCATCCGAACTTAAAAATTGTAATCATATCATCCCATTACAAAAAGTCATTTATGGGATACATGCTTAAGTTGGGTGTAAATGCATTTCTTCCTAAGGGAATCGCACCCAACCTTCTTGTAGAGGCAATTCTTGAGGTGCAGGCAAAAGGATTTTACTTTATGAACGAGCAGGTTGAGGTTATGAGAAACCAAATATCCTCGAATGTGCCAGAACCTGCGCTGACAACGGAAGAGTCTTTATCGGACAGGGAGGTGGAAATTCTTAAGCTGATTTGCCAGCAGCTAACGGCCCAGCAAATTGCTGATAAACTGTTCATCACAAAAAGGACAGTGGAAGGTCATAAGGGGAATCTTTTGCTTAAAACAGGGGCGAAAAATACGGCTGGACTAGTTGTATATGCCATCCAGAAGGGCATTATTAGTATTGACGAATGTCTCTTTGCCCAATAA